The genome window GATTTGTCATTAATCAATATTTGACATTGATaactatgtattttttaaaatagaaatctaGTTATATTGATATTCTTACTCATTATACtcataaattcattatattcatAGATCCACTATATTCATTGTTTatgattacattttttttcccTTTAACATTGTGCAACAACTTCAATATCAAATGATATAAGatgtaattatgtatttatttaacccGTGACTCGTGACTTAGCTCAACGGACGTCACGATTAATACGCggcatatttataaaatattgtagacATAATACCCATTATCTTGTcctaaaatagaaaattacagAATATTGTGCTCagatatgattttttaatacacatttttttaatgattaaaATGGAAGATATAAAACATCactcaaaaataaaaacaaaaacatacaaaatatacTCATTACTttgaatttatagaaaaaaattgaagaagatTATATCtagaaatattcgtttattattgatatgatttttaatatatatacatttcgttgatataatagaaaacggaaaatattataaaacattattcaaaaataaaaaaagaacacaataaaaatttatctatgaattttaaaaatagtacagataaatattttttatataagatAAGAAAAACTGTAGTGAAACTTGAAAAAAagttttagaaaataacgttgcATTGACAGGATGAAATTACACaacttatataaaaaatacatgcATTGTACATGTTTCCAACGTCTACGTTTTATATTGAATAATTTAGCAATCTATAAATgtcataaatagaaaaaagtgTCATGCAGTAATGGATGTTTTAGCTTCTAAATGACATCATCATTCAATATACTTTATTCTTACgaggagaatatttttaacgtgTTTGTACGTATTTCGCAGCTATCGCGATTTCGTAGGGTCAAATGAGACAATTATGATATCGTTATCAACCTACAAACAATATCCCTTGTCATATTATTGCAtgacaaatttaaaataaatcttgtATTAGAtgatttaatatctttaacaTTATGATTATCATACTATTAATAAGTACTAGtgacattaaaaaaataaaaaataataagaaataaaaatatattttgtttatatttagtatttaatgatattgttaaaaaattaaatattgaaatgattGTAATGTTGTggaataaatacatatatacatataatgtcCTAAAAGCTGAATAAcatatgatttatattttcagagTACCTTGTCGAAGCAGAATATCTCTCTGTGGATCCTTACATGCGAGTTTATATTCAGAGATATCCAGTGGGTGTAACAATGATTGGTGCACAAATAGCTAAAATTATTGAATCAAAGAATCCAGATTTCCCAGTAGGAAGAAGAATTGTTGGTTATTTGGGATGGAGAACACATACCATTATAAATCCACATTGTTCATCTGAATATGAACTCTTAAGTCAAAAACCAACACTGGTACCTGATATTAGAGATCTATCACCATCACTGTATCTAGGAATTTTAGGAATGCCAGGGTAATAATTACTATATCAAATGTGTATTTTGTAATCTGATctgtttttatataattttttataaatttgatcACTATGATATATTTATCCGTTCTAAACAATTTATTCAAAAGTTTCATATTCTCTATGTCAGTGCCACAGCATATTTTGGTcttatagaaatttgtaagCCAAAACAAGGCGAAGTTCTTGTTGTGAGTGGAGCAGCAGGAGCTGTTGGTTCCCATGTTGGTCAAATAGGAAAACATGTTTTTGGACTTACTGTCATTGGTATTGCTGGTTCAGATGAGAAGTGTAAATGGCTTGTAGAGGAACTCGGTTTTGATCATgctattaattacaaaaaaggAGATGTTGAAGTTTCTTTAAGGAAAGCTGTGCCAAAAGGAATCGACTGCTATTTTGATAATGTACAGTTATctagtattataaaataatatcaaaattttgtCACAACATATTTATTATGGTTATGTTATAACAACAGGTGGGAGGAGATATTTCTAGTATTGTTATATACCAAATGAAACCCTTTGGTCGCGTAGCTGTATGTGGATCTATATCTTCGTACAACGCAGATTCATCATCGCTACCAAAATCGACGATTCTTCAACCGTCGTTTGTGTTTAATCAATTAAGGATGGAAGGTTTCGTAGTGACTCGTTGGAATAATCGTTTATCAGAAGCCACACAAAAGAATCTTCAATGGATACACGAAGGGAAGCTTCGCTGTCGTGAAACAATTACAAAAGGTTTTGATAACATGTTTGATGCATTTGTTGGCATGTTACAAGGAAAAAACGTTGGCAAAGCTGTTGTTCAAGTTTGAAGacatataaaagaatattgtaatttgtttaaaactaCTTGTATACctctataaaatacatatattttttgtctTAATTTCATCATTTTGATTATAAACTCTCGTTGTTCTCCATATAGTAATTAGTATAGACAAAAGATACAAAGTAATTAGCATAGACAGTTTTATTGCAATATATTACACAGATCATAATGCATCACAATGAATAATTACATTTGGTTTTTTTGATGCCCGAGAGCATGATCCTTAAACCTTAGGTACATATCTTAGTAATCGTAACGTTATGTCTAGTACAACCTTATACGATACCTTACTGAAAATTACGCAAACTTACATCCATTTCTACttacaatataatacatttcTCGATTTAGTGGAAACTCCACTATACCGAAACTTCTTCGagagataaaaatttacatagaaatttcaataactTAAACAGAAATGTATTTGAATTCAATTtacatatacgttattacggcAAATATTTCTGGtgatacaaattaatttttataattacattatcaAGACATCGTTGATATTATGCCATAAAGTAAAAAGTtattcagaaaatattttgaatgtcTCATAGGACAGTACCTTTTATACAACTCAATTTCTTATCTTCAAGCTTTTCTTCAtagatttaatttatatatgctATAAGATCCACTTTCGCGAATCGAACATAATACAATGGAACATGTATACAATGCTGTCGCAAAATTGTCGATGAATTAACTTTGTTCCTTCATTTTGtctcttaaaaattatttagactTGAAAAATTCGAGGCGCGATAAAAATCGGGCATtcattttatgcaattttaataaacaatgTAAGGCATAATTTAAGGAAACTTTgcttatttgtttaaatatttttttctttaattataaaacttttctaaatttaaattgtttgttctaggaaattattttctcacaATTCTGTTACGATTTTCATCGTGTCATATATTTCTGATTCTTTTACATCATCTAGTTATTGGAAGATGGGGTCACAGATCGcagaaagtaaaattacatctACACAAAGATGAGCTTCACCGTTAAAAAAGACAATGTTGCAATTTCTAAATACAAAGATTGTATTACCGTTAAAGGATTGGAAATCATTTGAAAGCTCTAAATCTCAGGATACGCACAGGAGAATCTATCACTCTCACGAACGTTTTTTCCAAGTTCTATAAGAATTTCACGGATAAATTATAGAATGCTTTCATACATTCAAGGTCACTTTAACTGCAAGTTACATCTACCAAACATGACTCAATATtgctttttattcctttttcttatATAATGTATTGGTATATTGAATATTCATAGTCAATTTAAACGCAATCTTTTACATTTctcaatatataaaataattaaatatcatagATAACTTAGTGACCTCGACCGATCAAAATTTTTATCCTCAATCGTAGTCTAAATTGTCGAATTTTCTCCTGTGAGTCCTGAATCTGTAATGAACcattattatttcatcgaaCAGACACATTTTGATTATGATTTAAGCGGTAGTGAAACTTCCTTTGAAATTCACCAGATGTGTTTTTCATACACTTTCACTGCCTGCTAATTGTTCTTCGTTTTTAATCCTGAATCATAAGTCACGATCGTGTCTCATCAAACGAACACGTTTATATCAGGATGTTCACTGGAATTTCATCACGTGACATTGATCTCCTCGTCTTCTTCGTTCTCTGTTTGTTCTTCCGGCCGTTGAGGACTCGTTAAAGGACTCACGTCACTCAAGTCCATCCTCGGCCTGTCTCCATCCGCGTCGCTTAAGTCAGGATTCGGATTGTTCTTGTTTGGCAACGTTTGTTCTCGAGAACCTCCGGTTGCTAGCAACTCTCTCTCTTTGCTATTCCTCCATTTCATTCGCCGATTTTGGAACCAAATCTTCACCTGCaaattatattcgtaattCGAAACATGTTCATTTTGGATGATGATGTACAACTTACTTCAATAACATTGTAACGTTCGAACGACAGAAGATACGAACAACGATTGATcgaattgtattatatttagtattaATGTAATAATCAGTGGAGAAAGGTGTAGTAAAGTGTAGGtgtgttaaaattatattgatagACATTTTGTCTATAATTAATTGTCTATCATTATCTTTATCGCAGCAAAAGTGAAAAAAgcgattttatattaaacagGGTCATCACGAATTTTCCCTAATGACGTCGAAGAGATGAGTTCGTTGCCTTCGTGTTCCTTGCTTTCTTCCCAATGAACattagataaaaattaaaggagAGATCGGtagtttctctttctattaACGTATCGATGATGTCAATCCTACATTTACatcaaattattcaaattctaCCGACTCAATAACGATGGACGATTATGAACATTACGTTTTAAAATATGCCTTAGACTTTGTAATCACTTACgtggaaaagaaaatagaaataactaGTCCCTCGtgttggttttttttttttttttttgagatactaattattattagacgCTAATTATTAGATTGTGGACTTTTATGCATGCTAAATTTGAAGCAGTAGAAACGTATATAATAcgcaaagatatataaaatacgcgTAGTAAAGAACaagatataatttttagtagctgaaacaaatctctactcaggttctctttttttcacttCGTTCATAAAAAATGTGAATCTGTCTGAAAACCTACAGTCTATTAATTACGTACTTggttaatgaaaaattcataaagaGTGGCATTGATGGCTTGCCCTCTCAGAGACTCACATGTTAATACAATAAGTattcacatatacatatttctctcCAGCTCTTCTATAAACGTGGTAACCTGCGAAATGGAGATGGGAAGAGGGTACGGCGTGattttcgtaatattaaaGACCATGCATTACCGAACCGTTGAACGGGCCAACGTCAAACGCACATGAACTCTGAAAATTTTCCACCCTTCCCATCCCTTTTCCGCCGAGTTTCGCCTTCG of Bombus fervidus isolate BK054 chromosome 16, iyBomFerv1, whole genome shotgun sequence contains these proteins:
- the LOC139995604 gene encoding prostaglandin reductase 1 isoform X1, producing the protein MVKTRRFIVAKHFQKNPEPSDLQLIEEELPSLHNGEYLVEAEYLSVDPYMRVYIQRYPVGVTMIGAQIAKIIESKNPDFPVGRRIVGYLGWRTHTIINPHCSSEYELLSQKPTLVPDIRDLSPSLYLGILGMPGATAYFGLIEICKPKQGEVLVVSGAAGAVGSHVGQIGKHVFGLTVIGIAGSDEKCKWLVEELGFDHAINYKKGDVEVSLRKAVPKGIDCYFDNVGGDISSIVIYQMKPFGRVAVCGSISSYNADSSSLPKSTILQPSFVFNQLRMEGFVVTRWNNRLSEATQKNLQWIHEGKLRCRETITKGFDNMFDAFVGMLQGKNVGKAVVQV
- the LOC139995604 gene encoding prostaglandin reductase 1 isoform X2; the protein is MRVYIQRYPVGVTMIGAQIAKIIESKNPDFPVGRRIVGYLGWRTHTIINPHCSSEYELLSQKPTLVPDIRDLSPSLYLGILGMPGATAYFGLIEICKPKQGEVLVVSGAAGAVGSHVGQIGKHVFGLTVIGIAGSDEKCKWLVEELGFDHAINYKKGDVEVSLRKAVPKGIDCYFDNVGGDISSIVIYQMKPFGRVAVCGSISSYNADSSSLPKSTILQPSFVFNQLRMEGFVVTRWNNRLSEATQKNLQWIHEGKLRCRETITKGFDNMFDAFVGMLQGKNVGKAVVQV